Genomic window (Falco cherrug isolate bFalChe1 chromosome 4, bFalChe1.pri, whole genome shotgun sequence):
CgcagaaaatcacagaaaaaagggCTGAAACACTCAGCACAGAGGGATGAACTATAACTAGATGGCCCCTTGAGGTCCATCTTTGCCTTCCAGTTTGATTAAgccattaaaaatcaaaaccagataTGCCCTGCAGACTCAACTCTTCAGTCACATTCATCTTTCGGTTGCATACAAATCCGACCCCAAAATATTAGCTATGAACAGTGCATTGCACTTCTTCCTTTAAAGGTCTGTACAGAAACTGTTAGCGTGATTTTAAAGAATCACCGACTAGAACACTCACTAAATTACAGTATCTGGAAGAGTTTAATTTTTTGACATCCTTTCTTAGCTCCAAAGTACAAAATAAAcgctcctcctgcctcctgcagccagaTATAACTCAAGTCTGCCAATAAAACTGAGGATAAAGATACAATTCTTCACGTGGTTTTTAGATTATCTGACTTTAATTAAGCCAGTTGCTGAACGAACACTGAGAAATGGTTAAATCTAAACCTCTGCTAGCAAAGCCAGCTGTATTATTCAGAGGAGTGCAGGTGACTTGCATTTTGAACGAGGCTTGGAAGGCAGGCATGAGccacagaacagagaaaatcttggcaagaaaaaaacagtgcttCATTCTTCAGCTGCTAAAAGAAGACTGTTGCTGGGAACACCTCAACTATGCTTTCCACAGCCAAAAACTGAAGACCAGTTCTTATCTGCAAGACAGATAACAGCTTTATCTGAGGGAGAACAGAGCACTTCAACAAGAGGAGTGAATCACAGGGGCCTCCGCCGAACCCACTCCTTGGCCAGGCAGCAATCACCTCCCTTAGgaacagaaggcagaaaaccaaacaaatcaaCAACCATATTCAAGCATCCTCCCAGCTTGAATACtcctctcaaaaaaaatatttctcaaagatAATGTCACGAGGAAGACACAACAAGAAAATATTATACACGACCTCTTGGACAACAGCCCTCCCACAGGCACACGAAATATAAGCTTTTGTAGATTCATAGAATcgtttagattggaaaagacctttaagatcttaaagtccaaccgttaactCCCATCAGTCGTTCCCAGATACATTCATCTGAATGCTACCACAGGTCCCAAAGTGACAGATCCCAACATGGGTGAAATTTCTGATGGCAAACTGAGGTTCTTTGGAACACAAGCAACCCCCAATCAATACGTGAGCAATCTTTGCCAGGAGCTGTTCCAACACAGTAACGGATGATTACAATTTCTGCTCTAAAACCCCAGCAGTTTACATTgcctacaaagaaaaaaagggaaaataaagaactaCAACCTTCCATCACTAAGTACAACGACCCACAAGCGTGCCAGGCAGGTGTCATCTCCTAACAGCAACACTTTCCACCTCGGCTGCACGGAGTCATGCTAGACTGTGAGCTGCCCACTCCACTCACTGTTGTACTCACTCTGAGCCACACAAAAATTAAGGCAAAGTTAAGCACCAACTCTGGTTAGCCAAAGCATTGCAGATTTCAATTAAGTTTGATTACCTTAGGGTAACTCAGCACTTACACATGGCACAGACACACCTTCATCATTAACTGCACAACAGCAAGGAGTAGCGGATTTAAAGCACAACTGGAATGCAAAGAACTCCTCCAACACTCATTCATTCTGTGAGCTGGAGTaagctgtttgcatttcagttcaCCTTTCCATACAACACAAAATGTAACGCCACCTGGAATACTTACTTATCacctggaaaacagcaacaCTGCAAAGTTGAAGCATTGGTATCAGTTTCACCTAAGAGAAGTACAAACCTGAATGCATCTTCCTACAATCAGCAGCAAAGTCACTAAGAAGAAAACGACTCTTGCTGGTTCCTGAGCTTTTTTCTAACAGCAAACCTGTCTGACCTGTACCAAGCCCATCCGTTTCAGGTAACCACACACTCAAGGCTGCGTTGGTGCTCATCTTGTTTTATGTAACTTCCTGAAGCCAAGTTTAACACACCAGCTATGCCCGAAACATGCACTTGCAATGGGGACTGCCCAAGTCGGTGTACTAGCTACAGCTGCAGATCAAGGAACAAGAAATTATCGCAGCTCCTGACTCATACCGCTGTGCTATCAAGAGCTAAAATTCCCCAGCCTGAAGGATCACCTGGGCCAGGGAGCTCCTGCTGACACCCAACACCAAGGGCAGTCCCAGTCCCCACCTCCGCAGCAGCTCTCCTCAAGACCAACATTCAGATATCCTAAATAATGATTCTGACAtgctgggggaaagaaaaaaaaaaaagtgtgagcATCCACAGCTCTAGAAGGATGTAAGGATGCTCAGAGCTACCTAGAATCCAGCCCTGGTGTTTTAGATGCCCAAtcacatgattttttaaaaatacattcacCCACAGGTTGTTGGTATGATTATACCAACCCTCTGGTACCCTTATTACACAGTCCCTCTTCCCTCAGCTGTTTTCCAACACCCACAGACATCTCTTCTGTTCctttacacacacacccctcttCCAAACTAGAGtcatttaaaaaccagaatGTTTTCAAAACTCTCTAAAGTCatcaaaccacagaaaaacacCGGAGGAGCACACAACCTCCAGAAAAGGCTTTGCAGTTAATGTGACCATGAAGCGTAAGAACCAAATACAAAAAGAGCCAAGCGACAGCAGGCTCCAAACCCACTCCATGCAGTCTGCTAAATTAACAGCCAACAGGAAAAACACAGTCAACAAACAGATCTTTGACTCCTCCAAACTTCAGGACAGTGCAGGTTTAAGGTCAACAAAGCAATTGCAGCACCAACTGCTACGCCTGCAGTGAGTAAGTTACACGTTTGCATACAGCAGAGAAGGTGGCACTGTGTTTATTAATACTGCACAATAATTTCCAGCATTTTCCATCTGTCTTTTTATGTTATGATTTAAACCCAAGACGAGACACTTCTTCCATTTCCACATTTGAAGGTAAAGCAAGAAAGTCACCCCTGCTCTGCAACTTTTTTCTTACGCTGAAGTAGGATAGAAGACATCAAGGGAACTGCATTTAACACCTTCCACGCTCCCCGGTACCTACCCCCCCGCAGAGGAACGCAAGTGTGCCTTACTCACAGGTTCAcatcaacttaaaaaaaactaaacaaaaatcaCATCTCACACCTAAGGGCGCACCTGGACACACGCACTCATCTTTGATCAAAAGACTTGGAAGGGAAGAGGAGCCCGCTGCGCTCGACAGACACCAGCCTCAAACCTGAGAAGCAGGactggctggcagggcagcaggggggcagggccaggcaagaggagcagcaggacaagTGGCAAGGCAGGTGGGTGGCCAGGCAGGGCGGGCAgtggagcaggcaggcaggggctgggaagcGGGGCAGGCAAGTAAGGGCTGGgaaggcagccagggcaggcagaggggtAGAtggccaggggctgggcaggtaGTGGGGCAGGTagggcagcagggtgggcaggcaggggctgggaaggcaggcagcagagcaggcaggcagggcgggcagggcagcggggtgggcaggcaggggctgggcaggggctggaaaggaaggcaaggcaggcagcagggcaagcaggcagcagggtgagCAGTGGGGCAGGCGGCCAGGGgccgggcaggcaggggctgggaagacaggcagggcaggcagcagggcaggccaGGTGGGCAACAGcgtgggcaggcagagcaggcgGGCAGCGGGGTGGGCAGCGGGACAGGCGGGCAGGGGCCgggaaggcaggcagaggctgggaagggagacagggaccgggcaggggctgggaaggcaggcagggcaggcaggcagcggggcgggcaggggccgggAAGGGAGACAGGGGGCGGGcaagcaggcagggcaggcaggcaggggccgggcagcggggcagcACGacccggggcgggccgggcctCCGGCGCTGTGCCGCAGCCGGGCGGCGAGCACGGCACCCGGCCCCCGGCGCGGCTCCAGCCGCTCCCCCGAGCCGCCGGGCagagggggcggcggcgggcggaggaGCCCGAGCCCCGCCGGGACAGCGCGGCAGGGGGGAGGGCGAAGCGGCGGTGACCCCGCGGGAGGCCGCGGCAATGTCACCCGGCCCCGCACACACAGCGCGGCCCGGGCCGCCCGGCCCTGTGACGCGAGGCCACGGCGATGGGCGCGCGGGGCCGTGCCTGCCCACGGCGGCGCccggggcccgggcccggcccgcacTCACcggctccgctccgctccgcgccgccTCAGCCGCTGTCTCCCTGCGGCCGCCAGACCTCCCCCTCCCTCGCTGCACCCGCGGGAGGCGGCGCCCGCCCTGACGGCTGGCCAATCGCCGCGCCAGGGGCAGTACCGTGCGCGGGGAGTGGCTGCGCAGCAGCAGACAGACGGGGAAACCAGCCAACCGGTGCCGGGGAAGAGGAGGGCAGCGCGGCCGGGGGCGGAGCGCTGGGTctgtgtggggtgggtggggaaggtgGGGTGCGCCCGGCGCTGCGCGGCACGCAGATAGCGCGCAAAGCCCGCGCAGGGCCCTGCCCGGCTCCACCTGCGTCCCCCGGGGCAGcgtgccctgccccagcctcgTCCCGCATGGCTGCGTGCCCTGCGCCCcgctctgcctgctccccatGCCTCCACCCGAGGTTAAACCCCGGCAGCTGCAGGTCAGAGAAGCTCAGCATTACACTACCGCttgtttaaaatggaaagaaaattaatctaagCTTTCCTGCCACTGTGGagcgacccccccccccccttctgaTTCTCTCGCAGCACCACGTTAAGCCTCAGTGCCACTTCtgaccgcccccccccccccgagccaGCTGGGTGAGCCAGGCTCCACCAAACACACTCCCCGGAGCCATCAGGCTCTCCCGCAGGGCTTGGGACCTCAGGGGCTCTTCACCAGCTCTTCTTGCCCGCTCTGCCACAAAGGAGCGGGGCACCTTCACCGGCGGATCAGAGCACTGCTCAAACACACCGAGCCTTCCACACAGCAAGAAGGGAGGCGACCCAGGAGCCTCTCATCGCACAAACACTCTCCGGGGTCAGAAGCCTTTGGAGAACACAATGACCTTTGCTATCTGCTGGCAGATAgcgcagggctgcaggaggcttTAAAGTCAACAGAGGCATTTCCaccacctttcttttcctgcctcaAAAAGGCTCCGTAAAGAGCCAACCACCCTTGTAGCACTTTTATGTTTTATAGGGTCAACATTTCTACAGAGTATCACATTAGAAAATATCCACTCAAGTACATCAGTAGCAGCGCAGGAGGAAGGTTCAGCATCAGAGAGGGCTGGTAACAACACAGCCCAGCAAAGGAACTGGGGCACACAGAAGCCTTTAACTGAGACTACAGAACCGTTCTGGATGTTTCACTTCCCCTGTTCCGCCCCCAAATCCATAGCTGTCTTCAGTCCACGAGGTGAACAGCCTTCTTGTACATTTACGGCACTCTTGGATTCTGGGAAGTGCAACCCTGCTAAGAGATAGCCAAAGCCTGCGCTCCCCCATGCTGGATTCCCACTGTGTGGTACCACTGCCCATTTATCCCTGCTTTGAAACTACCATCCTCGCTACCAGTCCCCAGCATGCTCATCTCACTGAAAGAGGAACGTGAACTTTCCTCCTGGATGCAAACAGCAACATCATCAGGTTATGTTGCTTTGGCCCATACTATCTGAAATCcttactttgcttttgtttaaaatgttaccTTGGTtgaaaaatccaaaacaaagcagcaacacAGAATATGGTCAGCAGTAAATGACAGTTAGTAGAACAGTACAAGAGGACAGAACACATTCATAAGCGATGGGATTCCTCCTCATCCATCCTGTTACCAGACCAGACTGCTAGCCTCCGTtggcagagagcagaggaaCAAATCTGAACCAGCTGCCACAGTACATACCAAACTCCTATCAGAAAAGAGCCACTTTTGCTCTTACTGTATAGAGTAGAGCACGTGGGAACGACCCCGTTCTGTACATGGGGAACATACATAACAACAGGGGGAAGCAAATCATCTTCAGGCATTAGATGATTCGGGGAATGTTACTACACAGAGTTGATTTGCAGCCTGCGAATGCATAAAGCCATTTCAGCTGTAGCTCCCAATACAAAGTTCACTGCAGCCTCACAAGCCAGGCATTTGCTTCAGATATTTCAGTTCAATGTAACTGCAAATTAATTCACGCCACTTGGTTTCCCCCCTTAGACTTCACATACATAGATGTGTTGAAGCTCCACTGCTCAGTGGAGTGACGATTCACTGAGCTAGGCTTCCCTTCTGACCTGTCCACAGCTCTCGGAGCTCCACTTTACAGCCAAGATCCCTCAGCGCAGCTTTGGCCACATCATCGCAGTCCTTGTGTGCTGCACGAGCTTCTGTGATTAGGTTCTCAGCTCCCATCTCTAAGATGGGCTGAGAAAAGTCCCGGCTCCGGGAGACCAGGTTGCGGATCAGCATGCAAGCCTGTTTCTGAGGAAAGAGGTAAATCAGAGATATTAGCTTCTTTTGTTGGGAAATACCACCTGCGTAGGATGCTGGCGCACACAAAGCAGAGATGGCTCCAactgaaagaatattttctggGCCAATGTGAGATGCTGTAGACCtccacaaattattttctggaagtATAAAATCCATGGACAAAAGTATGGATGCTATTTCACACTGAAGTTTATACAACCAAGCCTCCTGCTTCTGTCAGAAGACCAGCAAATCTCAAACACCAATCTTTAAATAATGCTAAGACAGAATTCTCCAGTTAGAGCAGACCCACCTTTCCACACCCTTGTATGATGTTCTGGCCACCTTCCCTGGCACTTAGCTTAAACTACgctttcagaaaatattttctacagtATTTTAATGCTCAGGGGAGCACAGAGGTGGACACAGAATCTACCAAGACTCGCATGCAAAACCAGAGGCTAACTTCTTGCCATGTAGGTGTTTTATTCAACACTGGGAACAGATGGCAATGTTTCCTATAGGACA
Coding sequences:
- the LOC129735810 gene encoding basic proline-rich protein-like; amino-acid sequence: MRDEAGAGHAAPGDAVRAGPGPRAPPWAGTAPRAHRRGLASQGRAARAALCVRGRVTLPRPPAGSPPLRPPPCRAVPAGLGLLRPPPPPLPGGSGERLEPRRGPGAVLAARLRHSAGGPARPGSCCPAARPLPACPACLPAPCLPSRPLPAPLPACPACLPSPCPVPVSLPSLCLPSRPLPACPAAHPAARLLCLPTLLPTWPALLPALPVFPAPACPAPGRLPHCSPCCLLALLPALPSFPAPAQPLPAHPAALPALPACSAACLPSPCLPTLLPYLPHYLPSPWPSTPLPALAAFPALTCLPRFPAPACLLHCPPCLATHLPCHLSCCSSCLALPPCCPASQSCFSGLRLVSVERSGLLFPSKSFDQR